Proteins encoded together in one Pontiella desulfatans window:
- a CDS encoding ankyrin repeat domain-containing protein, giving the protein MSCSASDNSWYFAEDIATNRRQVVIPIPKCSIGDTKFGTLLFSDKFRYLTQAVHGTGFFRLDSDPNPCLMIRLDGFVNELIDAEIRIGFSFYRTATGGVFGIYVSMMSDSLKRALENECPFLEMLHGLDEVDTTVKLIQDAISQKEMTITLADESSSTSSWYDPATGESCEAVAPMGCYDINLQLSEECRSKLMGEMESLLEYHNSLPAYERDYYSSAQLIYDCMPMGTNPILPLDSHDAAPTKPSGEPVADSAGTHTFEPIKMPKPLGFWEKLFPFTRNAATREFKDLILNMDARFEGEARRLIEAGADINAAPSGGTTALIKAATMELEDVVRFLVFAGVNLDAVNASGETALMLAVITKSETVIRILAEAGANLEAADNKGKRAIHFAAMISNLPAAQALLSLGANVDVHDNEGATPLTTALLLQDTALLEVLIDAGTDVNQADDSGTTLLMAAAGLGDEQTVDLLMKKGASIAPANKDGSTALSMAIYDDHMQIARTLVNALKEQNEEIDCCQLLRICVLADKQETLSFLIEEGADVNGDLHNGTTPLMLAAYYGHSKISEILIEAGSDVSKKDKSGYDALLYAVLRGVPDVVSQLINAGAKACGNYKATYEEFSLSLLAINLLRLRAGIVRAATGKDTPEGLPPTTVPKDLHLKVAELAFESSSFRNMFWYSGAVGVARGAQPKNEKIDSELSEVIQNCSKLTHLEALTANLKFEGTLDMNALSESLSYSETLRFLKEAGCEYFYTY; this is encoded by the coding sequence ATGTCCTGTAGCGCATCAGATAATTCATGGTACTTTGCCGAAGATATCGCCACAAATAGACGGCAGGTTGTTATACCGATTCCTAAATGCTCTATCGGTGATACAAAATTCGGAACTCTTCTTTTTTCAGATAAATTTCGTTATTTAACACAGGCGGTTCACGGAACCGGATTTTTCAGGCTGGATTCCGACCCGAATCCCTGTCTGATGATACGGCTCGACGGCTTCGTTAATGAGTTAATCGACGCTGAAATCCGGATCGGATTCTCCTTTTACCGCACAGCAACCGGAGGAGTGTTCGGCATCTATGTCAGCATGATGTCAGATTCCCTCAAACGCGCATTGGAGAATGAATGTCCTTTTCTGGAAATGCTTCACGGCCTAGATGAGGTGGACACCACTGTGAAGCTGATTCAGGATGCGATTTCACAGAAAGAAATGACCATCACACTCGCAGATGAAAGCAGCAGTACGAGCTCTTGGTATGACCCGGCCACGGGAGAGTCATGCGAGGCTGTAGCTCCTATGGGGTGCTATGATATAAACTTACAATTATCGGAAGAATGTCGGTCAAAACTCATGGGGGAAATGGAATCGCTGCTCGAATATCACAACAGCCTTCCTGCGTATGAACGCGATTATTACAGCTCGGCACAGTTGATATATGATTGCATGCCGATGGGGACAAACCCCATTCTGCCCCTGGATTCACATGATGCTGCACCAACAAAACCGTCCGGGGAACCGGTCGCAGACTCAGCGGGAACGCATACTTTTGAGCCCATTAAAATGCCGAAACCTCTGGGCTTCTGGGAAAAACTTTTTCCCTTTACGAGAAATGCGGCAACCCGCGAATTTAAAGATCTCATCCTGAATATGGATGCCAGGTTTGAAGGTGAAGCCCGGAGACTTATTGAAGCCGGCGCAGACATCAATGCAGCGCCTTCCGGAGGGACAACGGCCTTAATCAAGGCTGCCACAATGGAGCTTGAAGATGTGGTTCGGTTTCTGGTCTTTGCAGGGGTAAACTTGGATGCCGTTAATGCAAGCGGAGAAACCGCGCTGATGCTCGCAGTAATAACTAAATCAGAAACTGTTATCCGCATTCTGGCAGAAGCCGGTGCCAACCTTGAGGCTGCCGACAATAAAGGAAAACGTGCCATTCATTTTGCGGCAATGATAAGTAATCTGCCTGCTGCTCAGGCATTACTGAGCCTGGGAGCTAATGTTGATGTCCATGATAACGAGGGGGCTACACCGCTTACAACGGCTCTGCTGCTGCAGGACACCGCACTGCTGGAGGTGCTCATTGATGCAGGGACAGACGTTAACCAGGCGGATGACAGCGGAACCACCCTGCTGATGGCAGCGGCAGGCCTCGGAGATGAACAGACCGTGGATCTGTTGATGAAAAAGGGCGCATCCATTGCCCCAGCCAATAAAGATGGATCAACCGCACTTTCAATGGCAATATACGATGATCACATGCAAATTGCCCGAACTTTGGTTAATGCACTGAAAGAACAGAATGAAGAGATCGATTGCTGCCAGCTTCTCAGAATCTGCGTTCTTGCAGACAAACAAGAAACCCTCTCTTTTCTCATAGAGGAAGGAGCGGATGTTAACGGGGATCTGCACAATGGAACGACACCATTAATGTTGGCGGCATACTACGGGCATTCGAAAATTTCGGAAATCCTTATTGAGGCCGGCTCAGATGTGTCGAAAAAGGATAAGTCTGGATATGATGCGTTGCTGTATGCCGTCCTTCGCGGCGTGCCTGATGTCGTATCTCAACTGATTAATGCTGGAGCAAAAGCTTGCGGCAACTATAAGGCCACATACGAGGAATTTTCATTGAGTTTGTTGGCCATCAACCTGCTGAGGTTAAGAGCCGGCATTGTGCGTGCCGCTACCGGCAAGGATACGCCCGAGGGTCTGCCTCCGACAACGGTTCCAAAGGATCTACACCTGAAAGTTGCTGAACTGGCGTTTGAATCATCCTCATTCCGAAACATGTTCTGGTATTCCGGAGCGGTTGGCGTTGCACGGGGAGCCCAGCCTAAAAATGAAAAAATCGATTCCGAGCTGAGCGAAGTGATACAGAACTGCTCAAAACTAACCCACCTCGAGGCGCTTACTGCAAATCTTAAATTTGAAGGAACCCTTGACATGAATGCCTTGTCAGAGAGCTTAAGCTACTCAGAAACGCTCAGATTTTTAAAAGAAGCGGGTTGCGAATATTTCTATACATATTAG